Proteins encoded by one window of Procambarus clarkii isolate CNS0578487 chromosome 92, FALCON_Pclarkii_2.0, whole genome shotgun sequence:
- the LOC123775175 gene encoding chondroadherin produces MSEGVMRAVVVMAALTVLLGEAKTAAGVTCLPAEMIAPCTCKDKSRGPSIACENADEAQIRNSLNVLKKNSTVIYRLMFRSSNFPWVHDYTFLGLDVQHLTMSRTNISVVGESSLRSLAHTLETLDLSYNNLLAVPTVALEHLQNLSFLNLNYNMIKILGQAAFSGLRALERLSLYDNQMQHVEENAFSGTGDKLFRLNLGKNHLEDVPNLQALTNLQVLTISDNHISSLRMGSFKGLKKLDMLMLENNKIRTLEANVFSELSNLNSLNIKHNHIANISQQAFTGLEDNLEWLELGHNRLDHIPSHALRTLKNLRQLDLDSNRIVEVPEDAFEGYGDSIKFLMLNRNNIKNILPMTFFDLHSLEWLKLAHNELTHLTEEAIQPIFDTLTMIDVSNNPLKCACELMWLRSWLEAFTRRETYKSFSQHTCVSESSSRVQDILELNADRLGCPEYTAETTARAMSSPVAPGVSVVLVVVSLLVQ; encoded by the exons GTCCAAGCATAGCGTGCGAGAACGCGGACGAGGCGCAGATCCGCAACAGCCTGAACGTGCTGAAGAAGAACTCGACGGTGATCTACCGCCTCATGTTCCGCAGCTCCAACTTCCCGTGGGTGCACGACTACACCTTCCTGGGGCTGGACGTGCAGCACCTCACCATGAGCAGGACCAACATCTCCGTCGTCGGGGAGTCCTCCCTCAGGTCCCTGGCCCACACGCTCGAGACGCTCGACCTCTCCTACAACAACTTGCTTGCG GTGCCGACGGTGGCGCTGGAGCACCTTCAGAACCTGTCCTTCCTCAACCTCAACTATAACATGATCAAGATCCTGGGCCAGGCGGCGTTCTCCGGGCTGCGGGCCCTCGAGCGCCTCTCCCTCTACGACAACCAGATGCAACACGTCGAGGAGAACGCCTTCTCCGGCACCGGCGA CAAGCTGTTCCGACTCAACCTGGGCAAGAACCACCTGGAGGACGTGCCCAACCTGCAGGCCCTGACCAACCTCCAGGTTCTCACCATCAGCGACAACCACATATCCAGTCTCCGGATGGGCAGCTTCAagg GGCTCAAGAAGCTAGACATGCTGATGTTGGAAAATAACAAGATAAGGACGTTGGAAGCGAACGTGTTCAGCGAACTCTCGAACCTCAACTCGCTCAACATTAAGCACAACCACATCGCCAACATCAGCCAGCAAGCGTTTACCGGACTCGAAG ATAACCTGGAGTGGCTGGAGCTGGGTCACAACCGCCTCGACCACATCCCGTCCCACGCCCTCCGGACCCTAAAAAACCTCCGCCAGCTCGACCTCGACTCCAACAGGATAGTGGAAGTACCTGAGGACGCCTTCGAGGGTTACGGGGACAGCATCAAGTTTCTCATGTTGAATCGCAACAA CATCAAGAACATCCTGCCCATGACCTTCTTCGACCTGCATTCACTGGAGTGGCTGAAACTGGCTCACAACGAACTCACTCACCTCACCGAAGAAGCCATCCAGCCCATATTCGACACACTCACCATGATCGACGTCTCCA ACAACCCCCTGAAGTGCGCGTGCGAGCTGATGTGGTTGAGGTCGTGGCTGGAGGCCTTCACCCGGCGGGAGACCTACAAGTCCTTCTCCCAGCACACCTGCGTCAGCGAGAGCAGCAGCAGAGTCCAGGACATCCTCGAGCTGAATGCCGACCGCCTCGGCTGTCCGGAATACACGGCCGAGACCACG GCGAGAGCGATGTCGTCTCCAGTCGCGCCGGGCGTCTCTGTCGTCCTGGTTGTGGTCTCCCTGCTGGTCCAGTAG